In Coleofasciculus sp. FACHB-T130, the DNA window AGACCTGTTCGCGCATTGGGCGAGGAACTCCATAGGGCTATCGGGACAGAAGCAAAGGGCAAAGCCTAAGGCTTTGGGCGATCGCTAGTTCCCAGGATAATAAACGCTAGGCATCGCGCGATCGCTACTTCAACCCGACAACCATTTTGCTTTCATTCTAGATCAATGAAGCCTAACCTCATCAAACAGCTTCTCATACTGCTCCAAGGCGTGCTTAAAGGAGTAATTTTCGATAGCATATTGTCTGCCTTGCTGACCCAGTCTTTCCGCTTTGTCAGGGTTTTTATATAAGTCTAAAATTGCTGCTGCCAGAGCCTCAGGATCTTCTGGGGGAACGACGACACCGCCGCCGCTATGCTGCACCGCTTTAGCTGCCGTACCACTAGCAGGAACAGAAGCCAAAATTGCCCGACCGCTGGCTAGCAGCACCTGAATTTTAGAAGGCATATTGAAGGAAATCACGTTTTCCTTTTGCATCACCAACCCTACATCCGCCGCTGCCAGTAGTTCCGGTAATTTTTCGCGGGGTTGAAATGGCAGTAGCAAAACGTTTGGCGCATCCACTTTTTGACAATAAAGCTCCAGGTCTTGTAAGGCTTTATCTTCTCCCACAATCACCACAGCAATGTCGGGAATATGTCGCAGGCAAGTCGCCGCATCGATCAGGGTCTTTAAGGGTTGGGTGCGACCAATGTTACCGGAATACAGAACCACAAATTTGCCGTCGAGTTGGTGAACGGCTCGAAAATAATTATTTTCTTTAGGCAAAGGTTGGATAAAGTTAACATCAACCCAGTTAGGAATCAACCTAATTTTACTTTTTGGGACTCCTTTACCAACTAAATTATCAACAAATCCATCAGCAATGACGCTAATCTTCGTCGCTGTTCGGTAAGCAAAATTTTCCAGCTTTTCAAAGATGGCAATCATCCGTTTGTTGGTGAGCAACCCCGTATGAACTGCGGCTTCCGGCAAAATATCCTGGAGGTTCAAGACTACCGGACAGCGGTGCAACCATCCTAGGAGCGCGGCTGGAACGGAAACTGGCAGGGGCGGTACGGTTAACAAAATTACATCTGGTCGCCTGCCTTTGAGGGCATGGACTAAGCTGATCAGGACAAAGCTGGCATCCAATAGAATTCGATCTATCAAACCCGGTTTCGGGCGAATCCAGACATAATTGCGCTGAATGGCTACGCCATTTTCGAGTTCTGTTAGGTACAATTTCCCCTTATATTTCTCGTAGATGCGCCGTTGCGGATAGTTTGGCATGGCAGTGACAACTCGCACTTGATGACCTTGTGCTACCAAACCTTCCGCTAGTTCGGTCATCAAGGGGGCAATGCCGATTGGTTCGGGATGGTAGTTGTAGGAGTAAATCAATATCCGCATGATCTAGGTCTTACCAAATATTTAGCACCAAGCTTTTACCTAGTCTAATCGGGGGTTGCGGTATGTTGGTACAATCGCGCATCTTCTTTGAGGAATAATGTGGCTTTTTCTCGGTCTATTTCTCGGTCTATAAGTGCGATCGCGCTTGTAGATGAGATTTATTCCCAGTTGTCAGAAGCAGCAGCACATCTAGGAGAAAGCGAATACTCTCCAGTTTTAGCGAATTTTTCTTCGCATCAGCAAGCAATTTCGTTCGTCAGGCATCCGCGTGTAATCGAGTTCATCTGTGAATTGTTGCATAAATATCAACCCGCGACCTCCTTCATTCTCCAGGGGGTCAAAATCCTTTTGACCCACCACTTGCAACTTTGATTGCAGCTTGGCTTGCAAGTTAAACGGTTTTCCGTAGTCCCAAATCCGCATTTCCAGATAGCTAATATAGACTTTCACCTCAATCTGTATTGGGGTGGTTGGGGGCAATGAAGAATGAGCGTGGCGAATGACGTTCGTAAACCCTTCAGTCAAGGCTACCTGGGACTGCCACCATAATTCATAGGGCAGTAGCGGTAGAGTAAGTTGCTCAAACCATTGCAAAACTTCTGTTAAAGCATTTAGATCCGTCTCCACCTGAAGGCGGGATTGTGCTATTGGTTGTTCCTTTGTCATTAACAGAAGTAATTGAGGTTTCCTAATAAGCACCACTGTTTTTGCGAAATAAAATTAGGATTGTTTTAACAATTAACTTGAGGTCGTAAATCAGGCTCCAATTCTCTTGATAGCGCAAATCTAAGCGAATCACGTCTTCAAAATTGCGTACTTGCGATCGCCCATTTACCTGCCACTCACCCGTCATTCCTGGTTTCACATCTAAACGCTGCCATTCCGGAACTTCGTATCGTTCTACTTCATCAGGTGTCGGGGGTCTCGTACCGACTAAACTCATCTCCCCTTTCAGAACATTCCAAAACTGCGGCAGTTCATCCAGGCTTGTCTTCCGTAAAATTCGACCCACCCGTGTTACTCGCGGATCGTTTTCATTCTTGAAAAAGGCACCGCTGGCTTGATTCTCGATTTTGTCTTTCAGTGCTTCCGCGTTTACGCACATCGAACGGAATTTCCACACCTGAAACCGTCTTCCCATCCAACCGCAACGGATTTGACTGAAAAAAATCGGGCCAGGATCGTCGAGCTTAATCACAATGACGATGGGAATAAACAAAATTGCCGTAATCCCTAAACCCACCAGCGATCCCACCACATCAATACCACGTTTAATCCACGAGCGGACGGAAGGATGAGTCGTTGGTAGCTGAATTTCTGATTTTTTCCCAGGGATTGTGGTTGTGCTTTGGCTTGGCGGCTCGATCGTTAAAACTTGATCCAGCCCCGTCATCGCTAACACTGCCATCACTTGAGGATGGACACCCCGAAGTACTAATTCGACTTGTTTCTCCCGCGCTAGCTTTACATTACTGACCAGCGCACCAATACCACTGCTATCAATAAATGTGGTCTGACTCAAATCAAAAACTAATTGCTGGGTATCGGCACTCTCTTGTAAGAATTGCTGACAGCTTTTCTTAAAAGCCACGGCCTCAAGAACAGTAAGGCGAGGGGGTAGCTGGACTACAGGAGTGTCGTTGAAGAACGTAATCCGAAAATCTGCATCGGGGATCGGTCCAACCATGTAAACCTAGTGCTAAGGTGCCATCTTATATTTTGAAAAATATTTGAGATTAGTCAATTCAACTTCATTAAAAGTTTTTGTAAAGAATTATTTTATTGTTTTGATATAATTCTACCTAAATCAAATTCATCGAGTGTCCATAGTAGCACTGAAATAGCGAATTGTACCAAGAATTTTTTAAACTGCTTCTAAGGGTACCAAAGAGCAAACAGCTTGGCGGTGGTTAAAAATTGTAGTTATCGTGAGTTATCCTCAGGGACCGACCGGAATCATCAATATTGACAGAATTATCAAGCGGTGAGAAGGCTGACTGGGGAACCCCCTGCCAACAGCGATCGCTGTTGGCAGCACGCGCAGAGCCAAGCATACTTCCCGCGTGGTTAATCTAGGAACTCAAGGCAGATAATGAGATTAGTAGAAACCTTAAAGTAAACCGAGTCCGGAGCGAACCAGTCGCATCTCAAGTCAGAGCAACAATGACCCCTAACACTGCCGACTATCCCACTGCGCGGCTAATTGAAGTCTTCTCCGCCATTCAAGGGGAAGGACTGAATGTAGGCACCCGCCAAATATTTATCCGCTTTGCCATCTGCGACCTGCGCTGCCATTTTTGCGACAGTGCCCACACCTGGTTAGCTCCAGATAAATGTACTGTGGAGCAAACACCTGGCCAAAGAGACTTTGAAACCCACTCCAATCCAGTGTCTAGCTCGGTGTTACTAGAATGGATTGAACGGCAAAATCAACCTGGTTTGCACGACAGCATCAGCCTCACGGGTGGCGAACCGCTGCTTCATGCTCCCTTCCTAGCTAAATTTCTGCCTGTTTTGCGCCACTCCACAGGGTTGCCAGTCTACCTAGAAACTGGCGGTCATCGTCCAGAACAACTAGCCCCGATTTTGCCCTTCCTGGACTCTGTAGGCATGGATATGAAGCTGCCTAGCGTCAGTGGAGAACAAAGGTGGGAAGCGCACAGGGAATTTCTCCAGCTTTGCCATGACTCACGGGTTGATAGTTTTGTCAAATTAATTATTTCTAGCCAAACTGAGTCATCTGAGCTGGAACAGGCATCTGAATTGGTGGCAGCAGTTAGCCCTGCTATCCCGGTGTTCTTACAGCCAGTAACACCCCTACAAATGCCCCATCATCTGCCAGTGTTTGCTCCAACCCCCGAGCAGGTTCTGGAGTGGCAGGCATTAATGAAGCGAAGCCTCAAACAAGTACGAGTTGTGCCACAGACTCACAAAATGCTGGGTCAACTTTAGAATTGTTCATGGTTCATAAGGAATTCTCAGGAACCACGAATCCTGATTAGTAAATTTGTGTAGTTGAATAAAGAATTGATGAAGAACCGGAATACTTATGTGAAATTACTGTGTGGAAGACCGCTTTAAAGTTATCTTTAACCAGCTTTTAAAGTAACCGTCTGATGCTCGTGATAGTAAAAGTTCTGAGGCTAAGACATTATGAAAGCAAAGCATTGGCTTTGGACGGTTAGTTGCTCGCTGGCACTATCTACGCTCTCTATCACGGCAAATACCACCTCTACTTATGCTGCTTCCCTGGTTAATACTCTGGCGATTCCGGGGGAAAGTACGGATCTATTCCCGACTAATGGCGACAATGGTGGTGCTAACATCAATCGCTTAGGTTTTTTCTCGGATCTATATTACGATCGCTACGAGAATGTGTACTACGGTTTGGGCGATCGCGGTGCAGGAGGCGGTGTACTTTCCTACGAAACCCGAGTTCAGAAATTTTCGCTGGATGTTGACCCAAACACGGGGACGATTAGCAACTTTAAGCTGCTGAAGACCATTTTATTTACTAAGGACGGTGAGAACCTCAACGGGTTGAACCCCCAGTTACTCAACGGCGATACCGGAATTCTTGGTCTTAGCTTCGATCCAGAAGGCTTTGCAGTTGCACCCAACGGCAACTTCTACGTTTCAGACGAGTATGGCCCCTCTGTTTATGAGTTCACTTCGACTGGTTCGTTCATTCGGGCCTTTGCCACTCCAAGCAACATACTTCCTCTAGCTGGAAGCGTTCCCAATTATGTCGATGGTCGCCCAATCCTTACTAGCGGTCGCCAGGATAACCGAGGCTTTGAGGGAGTGACTCTTAGCCCAGACGGTAGAAAACTGTATGCGATGCTGCAAGACCCGCTCGTAACTGAGGGAAGTCCCGATGGACGACGCAGCCAGAACTTGAGAATTGTGGAGTTTGATACGGCAACAGGTGATAGCGTTGCCCAATATATTTACCAGCTAGAAAGTCTTGCCGCTATTAACGATCGCATTCCCGGAACTGATGACGATTTTGGGCAGAATTCTCAAGGTCGTAATATTGGTATTAGCGCCATTACCGCCCTCAATAACAATGAGTTCCTGGTACTGGAACGCGATAATCGCGGCGTGGGCGAAGCCGATCCTCTAAGTGAAGCCCCAGTCGCCAGTAAGCGGGTTTACAAAATTGATCT includes these proteins:
- a CDS encoding glycosyltransferase family 4 protein, with amino-acid sequence MRILIYSYNYHPEPIGIAPLMTELAEGLVAQGHQVRVVTAMPNYPQRRIYEKYKGKLYLTELENGVAIQRNYVWIRPKPGLIDRILLDASFVLISLVHALKGRRPDVILLTVPPLPVSVPAALLGWLHRCPVVLNLQDILPEAAVHTGLLTNKRMIAIFEKLENFAYRTATKISVIADGFVDNLVGKGVPKSKIRLIPNWVDVNFIQPLPKENNYFRAVHQLDGKFVVLYSGNIGRTQPLKTLIDAATCLRHIPDIAVVIVGEDKALQDLELYCQKVDAPNVLLLPFQPREKLPELLAAADVGLVMQKENVISFNMPSKIQVLLASGRAILASVPASGTAAKAVQHSGGGVVVPPEDPEALAAAILDLYKNPDKAERLGQQGRQYAIENYSFKHALEQYEKLFDEVRLH
- a CDS encoding anti-sigma regulatory factor is translated as MTKEQPIAQSRLQVETDLNALTEVLQWFEQLTLPLLPYELWWQSQVALTEGFTNVIRHAHSSLPPTTPIQIEVKVYISYLEMRIWDYGKPFNLQAKLQSKLQVVGQKDFDPLENEGGRGLIFMQQFTDELDYTRMPDERNCLLMRRKIR
- a CDS encoding anti-sigma factor antagonist (This anti-anti-sigma factor, or anti-sigma factor antagonist, belongs to a family that includes characterized members SpoIIAA, RsbV, RsfA, and RsfB.), with product MVGPIPDADFRITFFNDTPVVQLPPRLTVLEAVAFKKSCQQFLQESADTQQLVFDLSQTTFIDSSGIGALVSNVKLAREKQVELVLRGVHPQVMAVLAMTGLDQVLTIEPPSQSTTTIPGKKSEIQLPTTHPSVRSWIKRGIDVVGSLVGLGITAILFIPIVIVIKLDDPGPIFFSQIRCGWMGRRFQVWKFRSMCVNAEALKDKIENQASGAFFKNENDPRVTRVGRILRKTSLDELPQFWNVLKGEMSLVGTRPPTPDEVERYEVPEWQRLDVKPGMTGEWQVNGRSQVRNFEDVIRLDLRYQENWSLIYDLKLIVKTILILFRKNSGAY
- a CDS encoding 7-carboxy-7-deazaguanine synthase QueE, with product MTPNTADYPTARLIEVFSAIQGEGLNVGTRQIFIRFAICDLRCHFCDSAHTWLAPDKCTVEQTPGQRDFETHSNPVSSSVLLEWIERQNQPGLHDSISLTGGEPLLHAPFLAKFLPVLRHSTGLPVYLETGGHRPEQLAPILPFLDSVGMDMKLPSVSGEQRWEAHREFLQLCHDSRVDSFVKLIISSQTESSELEQASELVAAVSPAIPVFLQPVTPLQMPHHLPVFAPTPEQVLEWQALMKRSLKQVRVVPQTHKMLGQL
- a CDS encoding esterase-like activity of phytase family protein, with amino-acid sequence MMKAKHWLWTVSCSLALSTLSITANTTSTYAASLVNTLAIPGESTDLFPTNGDNGGANINRLGFFSDLYYDRYENVYYGLGDRGAGGGVLSYETRVQKFSLDVDPNTGTISNFKLLKTILFTKDGENLNGLNPQLLNGDTGILGLSFDPEGFAVAPNGNFYVSDEYGPSVYEFTSTGSFIRAFATPSNILPLAGSVPNYVDGRPILTSGRQDNRGFEGVTLSPDGRKLYAMLQDPLVTEGSPDGRRSQNLRIVEFDTATGDSVAQYIYQLESLAAINDRIPGTDDDFGQNSQGRNIGISAITALNNNEFLVLERDNRGVGEADPLSEAPVASKRVYKIDLTGATDVSNISLIGTNTLPSGVIPVSKSLFLDVAAQLKASGQVIPEKLEGLTIGPKLTDGSYAIILGTDNDFSVTQGNAGQQDVCTDGTAFTLVSIDSGCPAGQKLLPGYLYSFKASATELEGFVPPEKVPEPAATAGLMLLGFGGLLLKRRQ